A single Leishmania major strain Friedlin complete genome, chromosome 24 DNA region contains:
- a CDS encoding WD repeat protein — protein MESGADVVCTGKVPPPVDAVSQTSSTAAAEEATSYQETVRFCTWRKHVRNLYQHLFHIDLVWESPVAQFMPYVTTKSGLTTHTILSGTRTGGQEQSYIQLLSATVPQDTQALDGSDIAYSEATGEVGGYGMAPHACGLSIERRILHDGDVLAARYAPVNPLLVASSSSNGNLYVFDWSRVPLGRFPNEPPRPRAPLPPNELSSDATEEERAQYQKRMRALNVVVTEQDRWDRRTGEGQHVLTLKGGNGASENLDWSTNAEGVVASGSTGRVCVWRVANLSKDDSRQVEPFKVFSLEDEEARVTQVNFSWTSPDTFVAASSTGAVYFNDVRMQHTTEVFSIENAATSLALSPLDGNALLVGDALGSVRFFDLRQSSKPVQVDCLHDDEVTTLQWCPHSRHLFSSGGHDGVVCIYNQTRHKALFKHWGHTDVIMDLGWSWQEDGAGHLVSTDSNAIMLWRPRDFFYCA, from the coding sequence ATGGAGTCCGGCGCCGATGTCGTATGCACCGGAAaagtgccgccgccggtcgACGCGGTCTCGCAGACGTCGTccactgcagcggcagaggaggcgacCTCGTATCAAGAGACGGTGCGCTTCTGCACGTGGCGCAAACACGTGCGCAACTTGTATCAGCACCTGTTTCACATTGACCTCGTCTGGGAGAGTCCGGTGGCGCAGTTCATGCCGTACGTGACGACAAAGAGTGGCCTCACCACGCACACCATACTgagcggcacgcgcacaggcggcCAGGAGCAGAGCTACATCCAGCTCCTGTCTGCAACGGTGCCGCAGGACACGCAGGCCCTGGACGGGTCCGATATAGCCTACAGCGAGGCCACCGGTGAGGTTGGCGGGTACGGCATGGCGCCACACGCCTGCGGCCTCAGCATTGAGCGGCGCATTCTTCACGATGGGGATGTGCTGGCAGCCCGCTACGCGCCAGTAAACCCGCTCCTCGTCGCATCGTCCTCTAGCAACGGGAACCTGTATGTGTTTGACTGGTCGCGAGTGCCGCTGGGCCGCTTCCCGAATGAgcctccgcggccccgcgcgccgctgccgccaaacGAGCTCAGCAGTGacgcgacggaggaggagcgggcCCAGTACCAGAAGCGCATGCGTGCACTCAAtgtggtggtgacggagCAGGACCGATGGGACCGTCGCACCGGTGAGGGGCAGCACGTGCTAACGCTGAAGGGCGGCAACGGTGCCTCGGAGAACTTGGACTGGAGCACCAATGCGGAGGGTGTGGTGGCGTCTGGTTCCACAGGACGAGTCTGTGTGTGGCGCGTGGCCAACTTGTCGAAGGACGACAGCCGCCAGGTGGAGCCGTTCAAGGTCTTCTCGCtcgaagacgaggaggcgcgcgtcACGCAGGTGAACTTTTCGTGGACGTCACCGGACACCTTCGTGGCGGCGTCCTCCACTGGCGCTGTGTACTTCAACgatgtgcgcatgcagcACACCACCGAGGTATTCTCCATCGAAAACGCGGCAacctccctcgccctctccccactcGACGGGAACGCGCTGCTCGTTGGCGAcgcgctgggcagcgtcCGTTTCTTCGACTTGCGTCAGAGCAGCAAGCCGGTGCAGGTGGACTGCCTGCATGACGACGAGGTGACCACCCTTCAGTGGTGCCCACACTCACGGCAtctcttctcctccggcGGTCATGACGGTGTCGTCTGCATCTACAATCAGACCCGGCACAAGGCGCTGTTCAAGCACTGGGGCCACACCGATGTGATCATGGACCTGGGCTGGAGTTGGCAGGAAGATGGTGCTGGCCATCTTGTGTCCACCGACAGCAACGCTATCATGCTATGGAGGCCGCGAGACTTCTTCTACTGTGCTTGA
- a CDS encoding putative ATP-dependent RNA helicase, which produces MSEAEVQTEWSELLLDTRVLEALEDLAWKQPTAVQSACVPLALKGKDISIQSRTGSGKTGAFVIPAVQRIITEREQRSNARALPNPCVLILVPSVELCEQTAEAAQLIAKYVQPRLAIDNLTSGGAVTARRIQSAHIVITTAALLAKGCSQGTVTADTLQHVRLFVLDEADVVASMAERSLRTVQSLLPPSMQVILASATLTKGVAAVKGQLLRHPVNVVLTSEDVEELVRGDVEDSAASQQGLVVESRVRVRDPLKKTLHQYYLVATDECHGHTLLFGLYRMALITGKTLIFVNDDEQTYRLQNFLEQLGVATLAYDANLPINVRLDTLRRFQSGMVSTLVCTDGTLESAMQLQASLEEPQPGEKGSDGQLWSSSSRRRPRSASVRGRANTEAPSALHRGIDFAHVRNVVLFDGVEATDPIALSRYTHRIGRAGRAGEEGVSIAIFTVPQARKYLRPLQEYCRERGDVIRPFRQMQRAEVAKLQYRVDSVLGNITRASTRKMRVASVAAELSRSSYLANHLSQKDTDALQRVMRRSSKRIRVERNILEVPEYMHLSTADDVGAYRKRVQAKQTQSNRLRKATQKASADPLKAVVSRLRSSKRKA; this is translated from the coding sequence ATGTCTGAAGCCGAAGTACAGACGGAGTGGTCTGAGCTGCTGCTTGACACGCGGGTGCTCGAGGCCCTCGAAGACCTCGCGTGGAAGCAGCCGACTGCCGTCCAAAgtgcctgcgtgccgctCGCCCTCAAAGGCAAAGACATCTCCATTCAATCCCGCACCGGCTCTGGTAAGACCGGTGCCTTTGTCATCCCAGCCGTGCAGCGCATCATCACGGAGcgggagcagcgcagcaatGCTCGAGCACTGCCCAACCCGTGCGTCCTCATTCTTGTTCCGTCGGTCGAGTTGTGCGAGCAGacggccgaggcggcgcagtTGATAGCCAAGTATGTGCAGCCCCGGCTGGCCATCGACAACCTGACGTctggcggcgccgtgacGGCAAGGCGCATTCAGTCCGCCCACATAGTCAttaccaccgccgccctaCTGGCGAAGGGGTGCAGCCAGGGCACCGTGACGGCCGACACCCTCCAGCACGTCCGCCTTTTCGTCCTCGACGAGGCCGACGTGGTGGCCTCGATGGCGGAGCGATCCCTGCGCACGGTGCAGTCGTTGTTGCCACCAAGCATGCAGGTCATTCTAGCTTCCGCCACCCTAACCAAAGGCGTCGCGGCCGTCAAAGGTCaactgctgcggcacccgGTTAATGTGGTGCTCACGTCGGAGGACGTGGAAGAGTTGGTGCGTGGCGACGTCGAGGACAGCGCGGCCTCGCAGCAGGGCCTGGTTGTCGAGTCCCGTGTGAGGGTGAGGGACCCACTGAAGAAGACACTGCACCAGTACTACTTGGTGGCCACGGACGAGTGCCACGGCCACACGCTTCTCTTTGGTCTCTACCGCATGGCCCTCATCACCGGCAAGACTCTCATCTTCGTGAACGACGACGAGCAAACGTATCGCCTGCAGAATTTCCTGGAGCAACTCGGGGTGGCAACGCTCGCGTACGATGCGAACCTACCCATCAACGTGCGCCTCGACACTCTGCGTCGTTTCCAAAGCGGCATGGTGTCCACGCTCGTGTGCACCGATGGCACACTGGAGAGCGCAATGCAGCTGCAAGCTTCGCTGGAGGAGCCGCAGCCAGGTGAGAAGGGCTCGGACGGTCAGTTGtggtcgtcgtcatcgcggCGTCGGCCACGGTCGGCTTCCGTGCGTGGTCGTGCGAACACCGAGGCGCCATCGGCATTGCACCGCGGCATCGACtttgcgcacgtgcgcaacGTCGTTCTGTTCGACGGGGTGGAGGCGACTGACCCGATCGCGTTGTCTCGTTACACCCACCGCATCGGCCGCGCCGGTCGTgccggcgaggagggcgtgTCCATTGCGATCTTTACCGTGCCGCAGGCCCGCAAGTATCTGCGCCCGCTGCAGGAGTACTGCAGAgagcgcggcgacgtcaTTCGGCCGTTTCGGCAGATGCAGCGGGCTGAGGTGGCAAAGCTGCAGTACCGCGTGGACAGCGTGCTGGGCAACATCACGCGCGCCTCGACGCGCAAGATGCGGGTAgcctccgtcgccgcggaaCTGAGTCGTAGCTCGTACCTGGCGAACCACCTGTCACAGAAGGACACGGACGCCCTGCAGAGAGTTATGCGGCGGTCCTCAAAGAGGATCAGGGTTGAGCGTAACATCCTCGAGGTGCCCGAGTACATGCATCTGTCGACGGCAGACGACGTAGGTGCGTACCGGAAGCGTGTGCAAGCCAAGCAGACGCAGTCCAACCGTCTGCGCAAGGCAACGCAGAAGGCTTCCGCCGACCCACTGAAGGCGGTGGTGTCTAGGCTGCGCTCCTCCAAGCGCAAGGCATAA
- a CDS encoding putative protein phosphotase → MHASWVSAARLFVSPHTDTVQLTLLQPGVRTYVDGQRLLRIGSPVEVLATQRISFGADPTSYVVTPAPHSLVPGTHAACPPPPLAVPAYPAAVTREGQTSSLFTSPSSCVSPRLGCSLPPLCVDEEGERDTATAVSTSPEALTAVVAPANMESRQSGTPREAVSGSPLLAAPRASKMRGCCLTHASRSIAVTTTSTAENASAVRRTTEKCAISAPATERTSTDLLVECTATVARCSADVVSTTTGAALPPAYSKEERLGAAACSPSQGLTGEHAHSLASLCNETAELARRGIFKGESRARAHLHNRPCWTLGPVTSVRSPDWEVLRAMQGDTTPPGPKGIYQLSCGSVGFDEAMTHLRRGRVGPLAPSAGEVRQRPQPLRPRLQRAGAARHCGARHSSRGLSLEFTERTSVDVEGEGTATATHATPLSRDEAVTEPSSVLSSDLTATQSARQRPYMREKLHLFPRVPVNPFIVEAFGQTHRYRPLAHLSDTPQADSSCSSAKSEDGSAPVDVFDRFAGVPWRHPIVADEMVTPRTAALLGDILRRRPDSTPASEDATFLHCALRRSYDADKDRFSYVDSPAFVQLIYTRFSSLLTAIKARMQVSRPVLRLSSPLLCGGDLLGSFADLMVLLGSVAHFAHWSTMHTPLLLLGNYVDVGWHSVEVCMLLCCWAYLQPSKVHLLRGPHEDPTVNGNCRLLGKRCLRYKCRQRFGSRRGIALWAQLNDVFTLLPVAAVIDERVFATHGGVPLLRASTAPGGEEEKGAAVRRQRGGKAPVHCLYSGTSGSPTPTSSDANTTVSSSCRLSAGVCAGERRTACAHERGGDDARESVLFAALCPFDMRYHRSQTPVMEKPRDAITADDAEAQNDITAIGLLSLAPLSGYQVDESDGCPRASTECAAARGAVVSATALPSSPTPPSSTVPPPRQGMTGVAPQGRCDMSAAVALPAATTQAPTPALVSPFSRAADTRFIAAAAPSHSEALTRTTPACSTPSAATGAVRCVAHGGRVATQRSTDACREASSSLERSRREDFLPFETLRQGCAPPTAAAAESSPAPCSAASACVTGSEVRSSQECEADTWLPSTHTSVDEGAPSEDDFANLLAAMHTGEYAFRTLQCSTPLESQDVTRRLRLVRELLWNRPREATAKLLMPEEELDSDGGNAAAVPWWRPYRVEGCCCCCPAGRAHRCCHTFGSGALIRFFLRFRYSMLIRGAPEDPSELCGAELSEEGRLLTLNTCSRRCKTVLQAAACVVESQTLRLATWGSQELADSLGQLSLSSLPGVRETEAARADFEQFVCNTLHTRLRDHHIVGPADQWSVLSAYKTYIQRRAAASASSRRL, encoded by the coding sequence ATGCACGCTAGTTGGGTGAGTGCGGCACGCCTCTTCGTCAGcccgcacacagacacggtGCAACTGACACTCCTGCAGCCTGGGGTACGCACCTACGTTGATGGTCAGCGCCTGCTACGAATCGGCTCTCCCGTAGAGGTGCTGGCCACCCAGCGAATATCCTTTGGTGCGGACCCGACGTCCTACGTGGTAACGCCAGCCCCGCACAGCCTCGTTCCAGGCACGCATGCAGCgtgcccaccaccaccgttggcggtgccggcgtaTCCGGCAGCGGTCACTCGGGAGGGGCAGACGTCGTCGCTTTTCACGTCACCGTCCTCGTGCGTTTCGCCCCGTCTAGGCTGCTCTCTGCCACCGCTGTGCGTTGacgaagagggagagcgcgacACAGCCACAGCCGTCTCAACGTCTCCGGAGGCCTTGACAGCCGTGGTCGCACCAGCGAACATGGAATCGAGGCAGAGCGGCACACCGCGCGAGGCAGTCTCGGGCTCCCCGCTTCTGGCAGCACCGCGGGCCTCGAAGATGCGCGGGTGTTGCCTTACCCACGCGtcgcgcagcatcgccgtCACAACCACCTCTACTGCAGAGAACGCAAGCGCTGTCCGCCGGACGACGGAGAAGTGCGCCATCAGCGCACCGGCGACGGAGAGGACATCAACGGACCTTCTTGTGGAGTGCACCGCGACGGTGGCACGTTGCTCTGCGGACGTGGTGAGTACCACCACCGGTGCTGCTTTACCGCCCGCCTACTCGAAGGAGGAGCGGCTCGGGGCCGCGGCGTGCTCACCGTCGCAGGGCCTCACCGGTGAGCACGCGCACTCACTCGCATCCCTCTGCAACGAGACGGCTGAGCTGGCGCGGCGCGGAATCTTCAAAGGCGAGTcgcgagcgcgcgcgcatctccACAACAGGCCGTGCTGGACCTTGGGCCCCGTCACCAGTGTGCGCTCCCCTGACtgggaggtgctgcgcgccatGCAGGGTGACACAACACCACCGGGGCCAAAGGGCATCTACCAgctcagctgcggcagcgtcggcttCGATGAGGCGATGACGCACCTTCGCAGAGGACGCGTTGGCCCTCTGGCACCGTCAGCGGGGGAGGTTAGACAACGACCACAGCCCCTGAGGCCGCGCTTGCAACGGGCTGGCGCCGCCCGGCACTGTGGAGCCCGCCACTCGAGCCGCGGGCTCTCTTTGGAGTTCACCGAGCGCACCTCCGTCGATGTGGAGGGCGAAGGTACCGCAACAGCCACGCACGCGACGCCTTTGTCACGGGATGAGGCAGTCACCGAGCCTTCCAGTGTCCTGAGCAGTGACCTCACCGCTACACAGAGTGCACGTCAGCGTCCTTATATGCGAGAAAAGCTGCACTTGTTTCCGCGCGTGCCGGTGAACCCGTTTATCGTCGAGGCGTTTGGCCAGACGCATCGGTATCGACCGCTGGCTCACCTGAGCGACACTCCGCAGGCAGACAGCagttgcagcagcgccaagaGCGAGGATGGGAGTGCGCCAGTGGACGTCTTCGACCGGTTTGCTGGCGTGCCATGGCGGCACCCGATCGTCGCCGACGAGATGGTGACCCCGCgaacggcagcgctgctgggcgATAtcctgcggcgccgccctgactcgacgccggcgtccGAAGACGCGACCTTTCTGCACTGCGCCCTGCGACGCTCATACGACGCAGATAAAGACCGCTTCTCGTACGTGGACTCACCGGCATTCGTGCAGCTAATCTACACGAGATTCTCCTCGTTGCTAACGGCTATCAAGGCACGTATGCAAGTGAGTCGTCCTGTGCTGCGCCTGTCGTccccgctgctgtgcggcgGGGATTTACTGGGCAGCTTCGCGGACCTGATGGTGCTGCTTGGCAGCGTCGCCCATTTTGCCCACTGGTCTACGATgcacacgccgctgctgctgctcggcaaCTACGTGGACGTCGGCTGGCACAGCGTGGAGGTGTGCATGCTGCTGTGCTGTTGGGCGTATTTGCAGCCAAGCAAAGTGCACCTCCTTCGCGGCCCCCACGAGGACCCGACAGTGAACGGCAACTGCCGCCTGCTGGGCAAGCGGTGCCTGCGTTATAAGTGCCGGCAGCGCTTCGGCTCGCGCAGGGGTATCGCCCTGTGGGCACAGCTGAACGACGTCTTTACCCTGCtaccggtggcggcggtgattGATGAGCGCGTATTTGCCACGCACGGCGGcgtgccactgctgcgcgcgtcgacggcaccgggtggggaggaggagaagggtgCTGCAGTGAGGCGCCAGCGTGGCGGCAAGGCACCAGTGCACTGCTTGTACAGCGGCACCTCTGGCTCACCGACGCCGACCTCGTCGGATGCAAACACTACGGTGTCCTCCTCTTGCCGCCTATCGGCAGGCGTTTGCGCCGGGGAACGGCGGActgcctgcgcgcacgagaggggcggcgacgatgccAGGGAGAGCGTGCTGTTTGCGGCGCTCTGTCCCTTCGACATGCGGTATCACCGCTCACAGACACCCGTGATGGAAAAACCACGCGATGCTATCACGGCGGATGACGCCGAGGCGCAGAACGACATCACCGCGATCGGGCTGCTGTCACTCGCACCGCTCTCCGGCTACCAAGTGGACGAGAGCGATGGATGTCCGAGAGCCAGCACAGAATGCGCGGCAGCAAGAGGTGCGGTGGTCTCCGCCACGGCCCTTCCATCATCCCCGACACCACCGAGTAGTACCGtgccacctcctcgccaGGGCATGACGGGGGTGGCACCCCAAGGCAGGTGTGACATgagcgctgccgttgcgctGCCAGCTGCAACCACCCAGGCACCCACGCCAGCACTGGTTTCGCCATTTTCTCGGGCCGCCGACACTAGgttcatcgccgccgccgcaccttCACACTCCGAAGCGCTGACGCGAACGACCCCTGCGTGTAGCACGCCATCTGCCGCAACGGGCGCCGTTCGGTGCGTTGCGCATGGCGGTCGTGTCGCCACACAGAGGTCCACGGACGCGTGTCGTGAAGCCTCCTCATCTCTGGAGCGATCGCGGCGAGAGGACTTTTTGCCATTCGAGACACTTCGACAAGGGTGCGCTCCtccaacagcggcagcagcagagagctCCCCGGCACcgtgctccgccgccagcgcatgCGTCACCGGCTCTGAAGTGCGGAGCTCGCAGGAATGCGAGGCCGACACATGGTTGCCTTCAACGCACACCTCGGTGGACGAGGGTGCGCCGTCCGAGGACGACTTTGCCAACCTTCTTGCGGCCATGCACACAGGTGAGTACGCCTTTCGCACCCTCCAGTGCTCCACCCCGTTGGAAAGCCAAGACGTGACCCGGCGCCTCCGGCTCGTGCGCGAGCTTCTGTGGAATCGACCTCGTGAGGCGACCGCCAAACTGCTCATGCCTGAGGAAGAGCTGGACAGCGATGGAGggaacgcggcggcggtgccgtggTGGCGACCTTATCGAGTggagggctgctgctgttgctgccctGCTGGCCGtgcgcatcgctgctgccacacTTTCGGCTCTGGCGCTCTCATCCGCTTTTTCCTCCGCTTCCGCTATTCCATGTTGATACGCGGGGCGCCGGAAGACCCCTCTGAGCTGTGCGGTGCTGAGTTATCCGAAGAAGGCCGGCTGCTGACACTGAATACGTGCAGCCGAAGGTGCAAGACGGTGttgcaggcggcggcgtgcgtggtggAGTCCCAGACGCTGCGCCTTGCCACGTGGGGGTCGCAGGAACTCGCCGATTCTCTTGGACAGCTGTCACTGAGCAGTCTTCCCGGTGTTcgagagacggaggcggcgagggcggacTTTGAACAGTTTGTGTGCAATACGCTGCACACCCGCCTGCGTGATCATCACATTGTTGGCCCGGCCGATCAGTGGAGTGTGCTCTCGGCGTACAAGACCTACATTCAACGGCGAGCCGCGGCTAGCGCATCGTCGCGAAGGCTGTAG
- a CDS encoding dynein intermediate-chain-like protein has product MNTVASPRASIGKHRALHSAAAGNAVRKQSSGGQAEVIAAVLGRESNKPAAEVVVERILKAADPHVMSVPVYYDYKKDARVYKCFPSTRQVSTLFAMDGNTIAKDSLEALQQEEDRHRRIQEVEVAAAAETNPDLVEEGVSTRILKNQFNYSDRGSQTMNQPMRERTVMTDPPPSASFGALATAWAIYDAYEGERIEAEKAAAAQRRAAQAARASKDEENALTHAAAEASIRDGADVGPKGVVELLASPEFRSALQVMERMVNQNDCHDIIDDFKYWEDQSDCYKEDGTLLPLWRFFTEKTRKKAVTAIALNGRYSDLFAVGYGSYDFLKPCKGTVHCFTLKNAVPTGSGAPVPAHPEFSFHLDCGVLCLAFHPREHSLLACGLYDGSVCVFDMRVSSHDAGGANHGRPLYRANVRTGKHMDPVWQIMWMESTSELSFYSISTDGRVANWMLRKRELTSRDVLKLSTGVCTADPEQMLLNELGGMSFDYSPAHDKMAVGTQEGNLLLCTVSHNGQCVERYEGHSMAVYTTRWSPFHPDIFLTCSADWTVKLWMKGSPSPLVVFDLGDAVGDVAWAPYSSTVFAAVTAGGKVCVFDVAQNKTEPLCAQTVVKNAKLTHIVFSEADPILFVGDTRGTVLTLKLSPNLRKVSKPGKGEPTDAAHIKTLEVEKLNHLVEVTMKDRALLGV; this is encoded by the coding sequence ATGAACACCGTCGCAAGCCCTCGGGCTTCCATCGGCAAGCACCGCGCCTTGcacagcgcggctgccggcaaTGCCGTTCGAaagcagagcagcggcggacaAGCAGAGGTGATTGCCGCGGTGCTGGGGCGGGAGTCGAACAAGCCGGCTGCCGAGGTCGTCGTGGAGCGCATCCTAAAAGCTGCCGACCCGCACGTGATGTCGGTACCGGTGTACTACGATTATAAGAAGGATGCGCGCGTGTACAAGTGCTTCCCCAGTACACGGCAGGTGTCGACCCTCTTCGCCATGGACGGCAACACTATCGCTAAGGACTCGCttgaggcgctgcagcaggaggaggatcgccatcgccgcatccaggaggtggaggtggccgccgcggcggagacgAACCCGGACTTGGTCGAGGAAGGCGTGTCGACGCGCATCCTCAAAAACCAGTTCAACTATAGCGACCGCGGCAGCCAGACGATGAACCAGCCGATGAGGGAGCGCACCGTCATGACAGacccgccgccgtcggcctcCTTCGGTGCGCTCGCCACGGCGTGGGCCATCTACGACGCCTACGAGGGGGAGCGCATCGAGGCcgagaaggcagcggcggcgcaacgGCGTGCCGCCCAAGCCGCACGAGCCAGCAAGGATGAAGAGAACGCGCTCACCCATGCCGCGGCTGAAGCGTCTATCCGCGACGGTGCGGATGTCGGCCCGAAAggcgtggtggagctgctggcgtcgCCGGAGTTCCGCAGTGCGCTGCAGGTAATGGAGCGCATGGTGAACCAGAACGACTGTCACGACATCATTGACGACTTCAAGTACTGGGAGGACCAGAGCGATTGTTACAAGGAGGACggcacgctgctgcccttgtgGCGATTCTTCACGGAAAAGACGCGCAAGAAGGCCGTTACTGCCATCGCCCTCAACGGTCGCTACTCGGACCTCTTCGCTGTCGGCTACGGTAGCTACGACTTCCTGAAGCCATGCAAGGGCACGGTTCACTGCTTCACTCTCAAGAACGCGGTGCCGACGGGCTCTGGCGCCCCTGTTCCGGCGCACCCGGAGTTCTCCTTTCACCTAGACTGCGGCGTGCTCTGTCTCGCCTTCCACCCACGTGAGCACTCGCTGCTTGCCTGCGGCCTCTATGAcggcagcgtgtgcgtgtttgacATGCGGGTGAGCTCCCACGACGCGGGGGGTGCAAACCACGGTCGCCCGCTCTACCGCGCCAACGTGCGCACCGGTAAGCACATGGACCCTGTGTGGCAGATCATGTGGATGGAGAGCACATCCGAGCTGTCCTTCTACTCTATAAGCACAGATGGCCGCGTGGCGAACTGGATGctgaggaagagggagctGACGTCGCGGGATGTGCTGAAGCTTAGCACTGGCGTTTGCACCGCGGACCCGGAGCAGATGCTGCTGAATGAGCTCGGTGGCATGTCGTTCGACTACTCGCCCGCCCATGACAAGATGGCCGTCGGCACGCAGGAGGGCAACCTGCTCCTGTGCACGGTCAGCCACAATGGCCAGTGCGTCGAGCGCTATGAGGGGCACAGCATGGCGGTCTACACGACGCGCTGGAGCCCATTCCACCCGGACATCTTCCTCACCTGCTCAGCAGACTGGACTGTCAAGCTGTGGATGAAgggctctccctctccgttgGTCGTGTTCGacctcggcgacgccgtcggcgatGTCGCGTGGGCGCCGTACAGCTCCACTGTGTttgccgccgtcaccgctggTGGCAAGGTGTGTGTATTCGACGTAGCACAGAACAAGACAGAACCCCTGTGCGCGCAGACAGTCGTGAAGAACGCGAAGCTGACGCACATTGTCTTCAGTGAAGCGGACCCGATACTGTTCGTCGGTGACACTCGCGGCACCGTTCTGACGCTCAAGCTGTCCCCTAACCTGCGTAAGGTTTCGAAGCCTGGAAAGGGGGAGCCGACGGATGCGGCGCACATCAAGACATTGGAGGTAGAGAAGCTGAACCACTTGGTAGAGGTCACCATGAAGGACCGCGCGCTGTTGGGTGTGTAG